A part of Solea solea chromosome 8, fSolSol10.1, whole genome shotgun sequence genomic DNA contains:
- the LOC131463421 gene encoding betaine--homocysteine S-methyltransferase 1-like encodes MAPGKKGILERLNADEVVIGDGGFVFALEKRGYVKAGPWTPEATVEYPEAVRQLHREFLRAGANVMQTFTFYASDDKLENRGNVVSTGAQINEAACDLAREVANEGDALVAGGVSQTPSYLSCKSEKDVKAIFKKQLDVFIKKDVDFLIAEYFEHVEEAVWAVEVLKATGKPVAASLCIGPEGDMHGVSPAECAVKLVKAGAEIVGVNCHFDPMTCVEAVKMMKEGVEKAGLKAHYMVQPLAFHTPDCNCQGFIDLPEFPFGLEPRIMTRWDMHKYAREAYNAGIRFIGGCCGFEAYHIRAVAEELAVERGIVPAATEKHGSWGAGLEMHTKPWVRARARRDYWESLKPASGRPFCPSMSSPDSWGVTRGHSDLMQQKEATSKDQLKQLFGRTKSN; translated from the exons ATGGCACCAGGAAAGAAG GGAATCTTGGAGCGTCTTAACGCTGATGAGGTTGTGATCGGTGATGGAGGTTTCGTGTTTGCCCTGGAGAAGAGAGGCTACGTGAAAGCTGGTCCATGGACTCCTGAAGCTACTGTTGAGTACCCTGAAGCAG TGCGACAGCTGCACAGGGAGTTCCTGAGGGCTGGAGCCAATGTCATGCAGACCTTCACCTTCTACGCCAGTGATGACAAACTGGAGAACAGGGGCAACGTCGTCTCCACT GGAGCTCAGATCAACGAGGCCGCCTGCGATTTGGCCCGTGAGGTTGCCAATGAGGGCGATGCTCTGGTTGCCGGTGGAGTCTCTCAGACTCCGTCCTACCTGAGCTGTAAGAGTGAGAAAGACGTGAAGGCCATCTTCAAGAAACAGCTGGATGTGTTCATCAAGAAAGACGTAGACTTCCTGATTGCTGAG TACTTTGAGCATGTTGAAGAGGCCGTGTGGGCTGTGGAGGTGCTGAAGGCCACAGGGAAGCCTGTCGCTGCTTCCCTGTGCATCGGACCTGAGGGAGACATGCACGGTGTCTCACCTGCAGAGTGCGCTGTCAAGCTGGTCAAAGCTG GTGCTGAGATTGTTGGAGTCAACTGCCACTTTGACCCAATGACCTGCGTGGAGGCCGTTAAGATGATGAAGGAGGGAGTGGAGAAGGCCGGTCTGAAGGCTCATTACATGGTGCAGCCACTGGCATTCCACACCCCTGACTGCAACTGTCAGGGATTTATCGATCTGCCAGAGTTCCCCTTCG GTCTGGAGCCCAGGATTATGACCCGCTGGGACATGCACAAGTACGCCAGAGAGGCCTACAATGCTGGCATTCGCTTCATTGGTGGCTGCTGTGGATTTGAGGCTTACCACATCAGGGCTGTGGCAGAGGAGTTGGCCGTTGAGAGAGGCATCGTCCCCGCTGCAACAGAGAAACATGGCAGCTGGGGAGCGGGTCTGGAAATGCACACCAAGCCCTGGGTCAGAGCCAG AGCCCGTCGTGACTACTGGGAGAGCCTGAAGCCAGCCTCCGGTCGTCCATTCTGTCCCTCCATGTCTTCTCCTGATAGCTGGGGTGTCACTAGGGGCCATTCTGATCTCATGCAGCAGAAAGAGGCCACCAGTAAAGACCAACTCAAACAGCTGTTTGGCAGGACAAAGAGCAACTGA
- the mrps36 gene encoding 28S ribosomal protein S36, mitochondrial, whose protein sequence is MGSKVSSKMAAPSARVIQAIRPHAPLIKFPNRQGVPKPNAQEALKILGVNFPQHNAASSPSAVAPPSLSRPHVPLTPIPGTPDSLSSIQLLPARYRRRPMAVEEMDYIQRGGPE, encoded by the exons ATGGGCAGCAAAGTCAGCTCCAAAATGGCAGCTCCCTCCGCTCGAGTTATCCAG GCTATTCGGCCTCATGCTCCGCTGATCAAGTTCCCTAACAGACAAGGGGTCCCAAAGCCCAATG CCCAAGAGGCATTAAAAATATTAGGAGTCAACTTTCCACAACACAATGCTGCCAGTTCACCTTCAGCAGTAGCACCACCTTCATTATCAAGACCTCATGTGCCTTTGACCCCGATCCCTGGCACGCCAGACTCACTGTCCTCGATTCAGCTACTCCCTGCAAGGTATCGGAGGAGACCAATGGCAGTAGAAGAAATGGACTACATCCAG CGTGGTGGACCAGAGTGA
- the pdxp gene encoding pyridoxal phosphate phosphatase, giving the protein MAGAFGFKSCQKIRGPQIRNLLAAKDFFLFDCDGVLWHGENAISGAAEVVNSLTRQGKNVVFVTNNCTRPRESYVHKFSRLGFTDVMLEQIFSSSYCSALYLRDFVQVSGQVFVMGCDGLRRELQEAGIPCVEEADDPSATIYDCPLAPDVKAVLVGHDDKLTFLKLAKASCYLKNPECLFLATDTDPWHPLSSGRILPGSGSLTAALEVASGRKATVIGKPSRFMFECISSQFSGVDPAQCLMVGDRLETDMLFGSNCGLDTMLTLTGVSQIEEAQEYRNSELTTNHSFVPNYVVDTIADFLPAFEELEEEGN; this is encoded by the exons ATGGCGGGCGCCTTTGGGTTCAAAAGCTGCCAGAAAATCCGGGGTCCGCAGATTAGAAATCTGTTGGCGGCGAAGGACTTCTTTCTCTTCGACTGCGACGGGGTCCTATGGCATGGAGAGAATGCGATTTCTGGCGCAGCAGAGGTGGTGAACTCGCTCACCCGACAAGGCAAAAACGTAGTGTTCGTCACAAACAACTGCACCAGGCCCCGGGAGAGTTATGTGCACAAGTTCTCCAGGCTGGGCTTCACTGACGTGATGCTGGAGCAGATCTTCAGCTCGTCGTACTGCTCGGCTCTCTACCTGAGGGATTTCGTCCAGGTCAGCGGCCAGGTGTTCGTCATGGGCTGCGACGGACTGCGCAGAGAGCTGCAGGAGGCGGGCATCCCTTGTGTGGAGGAGGCGGACGACCCGAGCGCCACCATCTACGACTGCCCCTTGGCTCCCGACGTGAAGGCGGTGCTGGTGGGACATGACGATAAACTGACTTTTCTCAAACTGGCCAAAGCCTCATGCTACTTGAAGAACCCGGAGTGTCTGTTCCTGGCCACCGACACCGACCCGTGGCACCCGCTGTCCAGTGGACGGATACTGCCAG GTTCTGGATCCCTCACTGCCGCTCTGGAGGTGGCCTCAGGCCGCAAGGCCACTGTGATTGGCAAGCCCAGCCGCTTCATGTTTGAGTGCATTTCCAGCCAGTTCAGTGGGGTCGACCCTGCCCAGTGCCTGATGGTAGGGGACCGTTTGGAGACCGACATGCTGTTCGGGTCCAACTGCGGCCTTGATACCATGCTCACTCTCACCGGTGTGTCTCAGATTGAGGAGGCCCAGGAGTACAGGAATAGTGAGCTGACCACCAACCACAGCTTCGTGCCTAACTATGTGGTGGATACTATTGCAGATTTCTTACCCGCTTTTGAGGAACTGGAGGAAGAGGGTAATTGA
- the LOC131464050 gene encoding UDP-glucuronosyltransferase 3A1-like, producing MGIVFWTFSLLTLPVLQSAKILTICLIGGSHYLLLDEISHSLHQHGHEVRMLLQLGTPVITGFSYEGRADSYQRSTWSLGEKYINEFNSYFLEQQTQYLLGRDNFNEFLTFMGHLSYQCDKLLEDKEIITFLQRQRFDITILDAFNPCSFILARRLGVQYIAFYPGALNGPLSIVLPSPISYIPVFHSQLSNHMNFWGRAKNLLYSLLAPVGQELVWSKFREVAEHHLESGSPPGGLEELHRGAQLWAFNTDFSLEFPQPLMPYTVLVGGLLNKPAKPLEQELELWISSFGEAGFIVVTLGSMVSSVSVDLLLVELVAGFSMIPQGVIWRYDPKRWPPGLDKPPNVKLVDWLPQNDLLGHENARLFITHGGQNSLLQAVYHGVPVLGIPLFGDQFDNVVKAKSKGLGLSISPTDITRELLHSTIKTLIHDIRFKSTALSMSKIHRSHPVAPALRLIQWVEHILHSGGGDHLLPTSLSQPWYQRCLLDVMLLLFLGLLVPVVLCWALCRNKRSRDKQKKLQ from the exons ATGGGGATTGTATTTTGGACGTTTTCTCTCCTGACACTTCCAGTGTTGCAGTCTGCAAAGATTCTGACTATCTGCCTTATTG GAGGAAGCCACTACTTGTTATTGGATGAAATTTCTCATAGCTTACACCAGCATGGCCATGAGGTCCGCATGCTCTTGCAGCTGGGGACCCCTGTTATCACAG GTTTCTCCTATGAAGGACGTGCAGACAGTTACCAGAGGAGCACCTGGTCCTTAGGAGAGAAGTACATCAACGAATTCAATTCCTATTTCTTGGAGCAGCAAACACAGTATTTACTGGGAAG gGATAACTTTAATGAATTTTTAACCTTCATGGGACACCTGTCATATCAGTGTGATAAGCTGTTAGAGGACAAAGAGATCATAACTTTCCTCCAGAGGCAACGCTTTGACATCACCATCCTTGACGCTTTTAACCCCTGTTCCTTCATCCTGGCCCGCAGACTTG GTGTCCAATATATAGCTTTCTATCCTGGCGCGCTGAACGGTCCTCTGTCCATCGTGCTTCCCAGCCCTATCTCATACATCCCCGTCTTCCACTCCCAGCTGTCCAACCACATGAACTTCTGGGGTCGTGCGAAGAACCTCCTTTATTCTTTGCTGGCTCCTGTAG GCCAAGAACTTGTTTGGTCAAAATTTAGGGAAGTCGCTGAGCACCACCTTGAGTCAGGCTCACCCCCTGGTGGACTGGAGGAGTTACACCGAGGAGCTCAACTTTGGGCTTTCAACACCGACTTTTCACTGGAGTTTCCTCAGCCTCTTATGCCCTACACTGTGTTGGTTGGAGGTCTACTGAACAAACCAGCGAAACCTCTGGAGCAG GAGCTTGAGTTGTGGATCTCAAGTTTTGGCGAGGCAGGTTTCATCGTTGTGACTCTGGGATCGATGGTCTCCTCAGTCTCTGTGGACCTTCTGCTTGTGGAGCTGGTGGCAGGCTTCTCCATGATTCCTCAGGGGGTCATTTGGAG GTATGATCCCAAGCGATGGCCACCTGGCCTGGACAAACCTCCCAATGTCAAGTTAGTAGATTGGCTGCCTCAAAATGATCTGCTGG GCCACGAAAATGCCCGTCTCTTCATTACACATGGTGGACAAAACAGCCTGCTGCAGGCAGTGTACCATGGTGTTCCTGTGCTGGGAATTCCTCTGTTTGGAGACCAGTTTGATAATGTGGTAAAAGCCAAATCAAAAGGGCTCGGCCTCAGCATCAGCCCCACAGACATCACCAGGGAACTGCTCCACTCTACTATTAAAACACTCATACATGACATCAG GTTCAAATCTACAGCACTGTCCATGAGCAAGATACACAGATCCCATCCTGTCGCTCCAGCCCTCCGACTCATTCAGTGGGTAGAGCACATCCTGCACAGTGGAGGTGGAGATCATCTACTTCCCACTTCACTGTCACAACCGTGGTACCAGAGATGCCTGTTGGACGTGATGCTTCTTCTCTTTCTGGGACTTCTTGTACCTGTAGTTCTCTGCTGGGCTTTGTGTAGGAACAAGAGGAGCAGAGATAAACAGAAGAAATTACAGTAG